From one Pseudomonas fluorescens genomic stretch:
- a CDS encoding colicin-like pore-forming protein, which produces MPSSFSFEREFFMALELATTIIYGDGSVEFISLNPGQVRGSILGNYPMGNPMLGAVIGIENDYKAAHANLEINLQKELDLLSSQFPPLADTAAVVVLERQVSVINTLLIKKNSELQTELKAVKSSYSIGKLMATYNATLLNEQVASLLERQGKLNAEITRQHAAIEAQRKAQEAARVQAEAKRKAEEAKRLADEKAKAEVDYKAALKFTADFYKDLAQKLGGQLAGQAQALAASAQGKRIGNAKEAMAAFEKYKDALNKKFSVKDRQAIAKALDSLNKEQMAKNLKQFSKAFGYVGKAIDYADLLTEIKKSYTTGEWSNTFLKVETLFAGSAASALLAVVFGAAASTAMGAVAFALLMAMTGAYIDEALVKKFNDAVIAL; this is translated from the coding sequence ATGCCGAGCAGCTTCAGTTTTGAAAGGGAATTTTTTATGGCGCTAGAGCTAGCGACGACCATTATTTACGGCGACGGGTCAGTTGAATTTATCAGTCTGAACCCTGGTCAGGTACGCGGCAGTATTCTCGGTAACTACCCGATGGGTAATCCCATGCTGGGAGCTGTTATTGGCATCGAAAATGATTACAAAGCTGCGCACGCTAACCTGGAGATCAACCTGCAGAAAGAACTCGACCTGTTGTCCAGTCAGTTTCCACCGCTGGCCGATACTGCGGCCGTCGTCGTGCTGGAACGGCAAGTGTCGGTCATCAATACGTTGCTGATTAAAAAGAATAGTGAGCTGCAAACGGAATTGAAGGCGGTTAAAAGTAGCTACAGTATCGGTAAGCTGATGGCTACTTATAACGCAACGCTTCTCAATGAACAGGTCGCCAGCCTGCTGGAGCGTCAGGGTAAACTAAATGCCGAAATCACTCGGCAACATGCGGCTATCGAAGCCCAGCGAAAAGCGCAGGAAGCAGCTCGAGTACAGGCTGAAGCAAAGCGAAAAGCCGAAGAAGCCAAACGCCTGGCTGACGAGAAAGCCAAGGCAGAGGTTGATTACAAGGCAGCGCTAAAGTTTACCGCAGATTTTTATAAGGACTTGGCGCAGAAACTGGGTGGGCAGCTAGCCGGGCAAGCTCAAGCATTGGCAGCGAGTGCCCAGGGTAAGCGCATTGGCAATGCTAAGGAGGCCATGGCGGCGTTCGAGAAATATAAAGACGCGTTGAACAAGAAGTTTAGTGTCAAGGATCGACAGGCTATTGCCAAGGCATTGGATTCGCTGAACAAGGAGCAAATGGCGAAAAACCTGAAGCAGTTCAGCAAGGCCTTCGGTTATGTCGGTAAAGCCATTGATTACGCCGACCTGCTGACAGAAATCAAGAAAAGCTACACGACGGGAGAGTGGAGTAACACTTTTCTAAAAGTGGAAACACTTTTTGCTGGCAGCGCCGCAAGTGCATTACTTGCCGTTGTTTTTGGGGCAGCCGCTTCGACGGCGATGGGCGCGGTTGCCTTTGCATTGTTAATGGCGATGACCGGTGCGTACATCGATGAGGCGCTGGTCAAGAAGTTCAACGATGCGGTCATCGCGCTGTGA
- a CDS encoding LexA family transcriptional regulator gives MHFMQKRNVASVLRALLDRHGLSPTELHRRTGVPQSTLSRILSEKIVDPSDKHVSKIAEYFGVSTDQLRGRAELGESREAAPGRSHAELHDISLWDDDTPVEDDEVSIPFLREVELAAGSGRFVIEESEKASLRFGKRSLRHNGVQFDQAKCVTVRGNSMLPVLRDGATVGVNAGKSGIGDIVDGDLYAINHNGQLRVKQLYRLPTGIRLRSFNRDEHPDEDYSFQQMQEEQISILGHVFWWGMYAR, from the coding sequence ATGCATTTTATGCAAAAACGCAACGTAGCATCCGTCCTCAGAGCACTGCTCGATCGCCACGGTCTCTCCCCCACGGAGCTGCACCGGCGTACCGGCGTGCCGCAATCCACCCTGTCGCGTATTCTCAGCGAGAAAATCGTCGACCCGTCCGATAAACACGTGTCGAAGATCGCCGAGTACTTCGGCGTGAGCACCGACCAGTTGCGCGGTCGCGCCGAGCTCGGCGAAAGCCGTGAAGCCGCGCCTGGCCGCAGTCATGCAGAGTTGCACGATATCAGCCTGTGGGATGACGACACCCCGGTCGAGGACGACGAGGTGTCCATTCCGTTTCTTCGCGAGGTCGAGTTGGCAGCAGGATCAGGAAGATTCGTCATCGAAGAAAGCGAGAAGGCCAGCCTGCGCTTCGGCAAGCGCAGCCTGCGCCACAACGGCGTGCAGTTCGATCAGGCCAAGTGCGTGACGGTGCGCGGCAACAGCATGTTGCCGGTACTGCGTGACGGCGCCACGGTCGGCGTCAACGCCGGTAAAAGTGGCATCGGCGACATCGTCGACGGCGACCTGTACGCCATCAACCATAACGGCCAGTTGCGGGTAAAGCAGCTCTATCGCCTGCCTACCGGCATTCGCCTGCGCAGCTTCAATCGCGACGAGCACCCGGATGAAGACTACAGCTTCCAGCAGATGCAGGAGGAGCAGATCAGCATCCTCGGGCATGTGTTCTGGTGGGGTATGTACGCCCGCTGA